The Spiroplasma citri genome has a segment encoding these proteins:
- a CDS encoding DUF3627 domain-containing protein, with translation MSNFVKKNQNVENYFISKEFIPFTTDKASFINLPNHNRHIGFWLSNKFIYPSEKHSEQVAIGLIYDNSYPIVKYDENLKRHIWKYLTGTELINLYNQYKQNYFTKMKKALFLSEPKKVKASNNNNNLTNWSVEKEQELINDLKDLN, from the coding sequence TTGAGTAATTTTGTTAAGAAAAATCAGAATGTAGAAAATTATTTTATTAGTAAGGAATTTATCCCTTTTACAACAGATAAAGCAAGTTTTATTAATTTACCCAATCATAATCGTCATATTGGTTTTTGATTGAGTAATAAGTTTATTTATCCGAGTGAAAAACATTCGGAACAAGTAGCAATCGGTTTGATTTATGATAATTCTTACCCTATTGTAAAATATGATGAAAATTTAAAACGCCATATTTGAAAGTATTTAACTGGAACAGAATTAATCAATTTATATAATCAATATAAACAAAATTATTTTACTAAAATGAAAAAAGCGTTATTTTTAAGTGAGCCTAAAAAAGTAAAAGCAAGTAATAACAATAATAATTTAACAAATTGAAGTGTTGAAAAAGAACAAGAATTAATTAATGATTTGAAAGACTTAAATTAA
- a CDS encoding DUF2649 domain-containing protein, translating into MQNDWIKLKEFFIHVFLFIDKTNVESITMWNLTQNEYLTLMVGVWIVILFLTWFFLWMVFKIVGYFK; encoded by the coding sequence ATGCAAAATGATTGAATTAAATTAAAAGAGTTTTTCATTCATGTCTTTTTGTTTATAGATAAAACGAATGTTGAAAGTATTACAATGTGGAATTTAACGCAAAATGAATATTTAACTTTAATGGTTGGTGTTTGAATTGTGATTTTGTTTTTAACTTGGTTTTTCTTGTGAATGGTTTTTAAAATAGTTGGGTATTTTAAATAA